The genomic segment CGTCGAACAGCTTGCGGGCGGTGCGGGCGATCGGGTGCAGGTCGGGTGGCAGCACTACCGGATCGGTATTGCAGATCACGATGTGCGGGCAGAACGAGCCGTGCTTTTGCACGTAGTCGGCCGCGTTCTGGGCCGGAATGCCGTTGTCGATCCAAAATTGTTCGGTGCGTCGCTCGGGCGGCGCGGCGGCGAGTCGCATCGGGAGGGTCGGTACGCGCATGAAGAGACCGCCTTGGCCGCGTTCATGCGCACCAATGGCGATGTAGGTTAGTGTTTGCCCGGAGTCCTTGAGAACGGCCGGGAAAAACACATCCAGTTTCACGTTCCCGAAGTCGTCGGAGAACTCCACCGGCAGACGCGCGTACCCCTCGTAAGAGACCTCCTGATCGAGTTGCGAGTCCGGCCGGCCGGTATGCAGGGAGACGTACGCGGTCACCATGCTAGGCCTCCCAGTCTTCCGCCAGCATGTCGCCGGCGTTGGGGTGGTAGACCTGCGGGGGATGGTCATTCGATTGCCATTGGATTACCCCTTCGGCGAGAAAAATGTGCGCGCCGTTGGCCGCCCACTCCTGGCGGGTGGCTTTTCCCCCGGCCTTCACGGCCGCTAATGCTTGTCCGAAATCCATAGATGCTCCTTGAGTTTGAGGGTGGCTAGTTATTCTGGTAATGGCTTGTGATCGATGTTGTGTGAACCACAATCGACGCAGTAGGCGACGGCCCCTTTGCCGTGTCTCCCTTGCCGGAGTTGCAGGTTTTCGATGCGATTGTCGGTGCCGTCGCCGTTGATGTGATGTACGGTTTCGTCGGGTCGGAGCGCGCGACCGAGGTGACGGGCCATGACGATACGGTGCTCAAATACATCGCCCTTGAGATGCGCCATCGAATAAAACGGGTCGTCCTTGTCGAGTGAGACAAGGACGTATCCGTGATGGTGGTATCGGTAACGTCGCTTCCGTTTGTCGTTGTTCCCCCTCTTACGTGCAGGAATGCGATATTTGCGCATGACTCCCGCAATAAACGAGTCCGAACGGTTGAGCCGGAGTGCCACCGCAGTTTGACTGAGCCCGCTGTTGTAGAGGGAGCGAATGGTATCGAGCTCTTGATCGGTTAACGGCTGAACAAAAGGCCGTTTTGATATGCCATGCCGTTCGAGGGCTCGTTCGATCGAGTAATTGCTGCCGCCGTACTTGCGGATCAGGTCGCAGGCCCAGGCACCAGCCTGGTATTCCCTGGCGATAACCTCCTCAACCTCCGGCGAATACGCCCTGACGTTTACAAGGTAATGGTGGCGGCCATCGCGGATGACCTTGTTGCGCCTCAAAACACGCTCGATTGTCGTGCTGCCGATTCCGAAATGTTTTGCGACTTTTTTCGCCGATTTGAACTCTTGATACGCCCGGACAATCTCTTCGTCCGTTTGTTTGATGATCCTTCCCCTGTCAACCACGCCGTGTCCTTTCCTGATGAACAGGGCAACAATAGCGCGACCGGCCTTACTCCGCAAGCAAAAGTTTCAGGTCAAGAAAGCGTTAAAGTTGAGGAGGTTGAGAGTTGGGGTGTCACGCCGTTCGAGACACTGATCGTTGGGCTGATAGCGCCGGCGAAGAACAACAGGGTGGACCCGCTGGCGGACTGGCCGAGGCCGGCGTAAGATTCGGTTTCGGTGCCGCCCGTGGCGGCCGGGAAGCTGATCGTGGCGACCGGGACCACCGTATTCGTGCTGACCGTCCACCCGCCGGACGTGCGGGCGACGCCGACGCGGGCGTAGCTGGTGTACGCCGCCTCGCTGGTGGCCTGGGTGCCGCTGGTGGGGTCGGCCGTGTGCAGGGAGACATAGACGTTCGTGATCGGGGACGAGGTGGCGTTGATCGCGATGTTGGCGATCGTGGTGGCGTTGAAGATGAGGGCCAGGAGGTCTCCTGCGAAGGTGGGGTTGGTGCCGGTCATGGGCGAGTCCTTTCGGTGGATGGGTTACTGAGTGCAGGCGGCGGTCGGGGGTGATCGCCGGAAATCAGAAGGTATAACTAGACACGAAGGCATTTACGGATGAGGCGGTCGTGTCCGCGGTCCGCCACCAGATCGTCTGCGCGGTGAGGATCGGGAGCAGGCGGAAATTCACGACGGGTCGCAAGTTCGTCACGATGCCGGCAAAGCCGGCCCTTTTTGGGTGATGTTGCCGCTCGAATCCGAAGAGACCTCTGGGGTTCGGTCCCCCGGGGTTCCCCGTCTGCGATTCGAGCGATCCGCTGACCATTCTCGCCCCGACGGGACAGAGGCCAAACTGGCCGATGTCAGGGACGACTGGCCCGTTGCGGAAGACAGGAAGGCGATCCCCGGGCTGTAAAACAATTCGCGGGCGATCTGATAGAAACCGGGGAACTGCGCGGAACTGTTGGTGGGCAGGATGCCGATCAGGGCGGACTGGGTGTAACCCGACGGCATGTGCGAACCGCCGTAGATCGACGGCGGCGTCCCCGATGCCGTCTGCGCCAGTACGCCCGGCGTCTCGCCGGGACCGGTGACGGCATAAACCAGAGGTAGCCGCTCGACGGCGGCGATCCGGTGTCCATGCCGTTGAGGCCCGTGGACGCGGTGTTCAACGTCACGCTGAAACTGCTGATTTTGGTGGTGGTGCCGCCGAGCGCCGTCTCGACGATGACCTCGTCGGCCGTGACGGTCGCCGTGACGGTGGAGGCCTGGGCGATGACAAGATTGCGGGAATCGCCCACCACCC from the Fimbriiglobus ruber genome contains:
- a CDS encoding Thoeris anti-defense Tad2 family protein, yielding MDFGQALAAVKAGGKATRQEWAANGAHIFLAEGVIQWQSNDHPPQVYHPNAGDMLAEDWEA
- a CDS encoding HNH endonuclease, whose translation is MRSKAGRAIVALFIRKGHGVVDRGRIIKQTDEEIVRAYQEFKSAKKVAKHFGIGSTTIERVLRRNKVIRDGRHHYLVNVRAYSPEVEEVIAREYQAGAWACDLIRKYGGSNYSIERALERHGISKRPFVQPLTDQELDTIRSLYNSGLSQTAVALRLNRSDSFIAGVMRKYRIPARKRGNNDKRKRRYRYHHHGYVLVSLDKDDPFYSMAHLKGDVFEHRIVMARHLGRALRPDETVHHINGDGTDNRIENLQLRQGRHGKGAVAYCVDCGSHNIDHKPLPE
- a CDS encoding phage tail fiber protein, coding for MTGTNPTFAGDLLALIFNATTIANIAINATSSPITNVYVSLHTADPTSGTQATSEAAYTSYARVGVARTSGGWTVSTNTVVPVATISFPAATGGTETESYAGLGQSASGSTLLFFAGAISPTISVSNGVTPQLSTSSTLTLS